The following proteins are co-located in the Raphanus sativus cultivar WK10039 unplaced genomic scaffold, ASM80110v3 Scaffold1560, whole genome shotgun sequence genome:
- the LOC108844077 gene encoding ribose-phosphate pyrophosphokinase 4, which translates to MSENAANNNNNNTMEKNQICKDAIVSELQKKKVHLFYCLECEELARNIASESDHIALQSINWRSFADGFPNLFINNAHEIRGQHVAFLASFSSPAVIFEQISVIYLLPRLFVASFTLVLPFFPTGSFERMEEEGDVATAFTMARIVSNIPISRGGPTSVVIYDIHALQERFYFADQVLPLFETGIPLLTKRLQQLPETDKIIVAFPDDGAWKRFHKLLDQYPTVVCTKVREGDKRIVRLKEGNPAGCHVVIVDDLVQSGGTLIECQKVLAAHGAAKVSAYVTHGVFPKSSWERFTHKNNGSEEAFAYFWITDSCPQTVKSIGNKAPFEVLSLAGSIADALQI; encoded by the exons ATGTCTGAGAACGcagccaacaacaacaacaacaacacaatgGAGAAGAACCAGATTTGTAAAGACGCTATCGTGTCTGAACTACAGAAGAAAAAAGTCCATCTCTTTTACTGCCTAGAGTGTGAAGAACTAGCTCGCAACATCGCCTCTGAATCTGATCACATCGCTCTCCAATCCATCAACTGGAG GAGTTTTGCTGATGGGTTCCCAAATCTGTTTATTAACAACGCACATGAGATCAGAGGACAGCACGTTGCTTTCCTTGCTTCGTTCAGCTCTCCCGCGGTCATCTTTGAGCAGATCTCTGTCATTTACTTGCTCCCTCGCTTGTTTGTTGCGTCCTTCACGTTGGTGTTGCCTTTCTTCCCCACTGGCTCCTTTGAGAGAATGGAAGAGGAAGGAGATGTAGCTACTGCTTTCACCATGGCTAGGATTGTCTCTAACATCCCCATTTCGCGTGGTGGTCCCACTAGTGTAGTCATCTATGACATCCACGCCCTACAg gAAAGGTTCTACTTTGCTGATCAGGTTCTTCCTTTGTTTGAGACTGGTATCCCATTGTTGACCAAACGTCTTCAGCAACTTCCTGAAACTGACAAG ATCATAGTTGCATTTCCGGATGATGGAGCCTGGAAGCGTTTCCACAAGCTGTTGGACCAGTATCCCACG GTGGTTTGCACAAAGGTTCGTGAAGGTGATAAGAGAATAGTCAGGCTGAAGGAAGGGAACCCCGCTGGTTGCCACGTTGTCATCGTTGATGATCTTGTGCAATCTGGTGGTACACTCATTGAATGCCAG AAAGTATTGGCAGCTCATGGAGCTGCGAAGGTGAGTGCTTATGTAACTCACGGTGTCTTCCCAAAGAGCTCCTGGGAGCGTTTCACTCACAAGAACAATG GATCAGAGGAAGCGTTTGCATACTTCTGGATCACGGATTCTTGTCCACAGACGGTTAAGTCCATAGGAAACAAGGCACCTTTTGAAGTCTTGAGCCTCGCAGGATCCATTGCTGATGCGCTGCAGATTTGA